A stretch of Macadamia integrifolia cultivar HAES 741 chromosome 7, SCU_Mint_v3, whole genome shotgun sequence DNA encodes these proteins:
- the LOC122084099 gene encoding eukaryotic translation initiation factor 3 subunit K isoform X1 has product MGREREVPKQTVSYTVEQLVAVNPYNPDILPDLESYVNEQVSSQTYSLDANLCLLRLYQFEPERMSTSIVARILVKALMAMPAPDFSLCLFLIPERVQMEEQFKTLIVLSHYLETSRFRQFWDEAAKNRHILEIVPGFEQAIQDYAIHVLSLTYQKVPRPVLAEAINIEGLSLDKFLEHQVANCGWALEKGHSRGQVIVLPRNEFNQPELKKNTADSIPLEHITRIFPILG; this is encoded by the exons ATGGGAAGAGAACGAGAGGTTCCAAAACAGACGGTCTCGTACACGGTCGAGCAGCTCGTCGCTGTGAACCCGTACAATCCTGACATTCTTCCTGATCTCGAAAGCTACGTGAACGAGCAG GTTTCATCACAAACATACAGTCTCGATGCAAATCTGTGCCTTCTTCGACTTTATCAG TTTGAACCAGAGCGAATGAGCACCAGTATTGTTGCACGCATTTTGGTTAAG GCTCTTATGGCAATGCCTGCACCAGATTTCAGCCTTTGTCTCTTTTTAATCCCAGAACGCGTG CAAATGGAAGAACAATTCAAGACATTGATTGTCCTGTCACACTATTTGGAG ACATCAAGATTCCGCCAATTCTGGGATGAGGCAGCAAAGAATCGCCACATTCTTGAAATAGTACCAG GTTTTGAGCAAGCAATACAAGATTATGCAATTCATGTCCTTTCCCTGACTTACCAAAAGGTTCCCAGACCTGTACTTGCAGAG gctATCAACATTGAAGGCCTCTCACTGGACAAGTTCCTGGAGCATCAGGTCGCCAACTGTGGATGGGCCCTTGAGAAAGGCCACAGCCGGGGCCAGGTTATTGTCCTTCCTCGCAATGAATTCAACCAGCCAGAGCTCAAGAAAAACACTGCAGATAGTATCCCTCTAGAACACATTACCCGAATCTTCCCTATTCTCGGTTGA